AAAAGGCCGTCGTGTTACGCGACGGCCTTTTCATTTCAACGCGCCGCTCAGTGCCTGTGATGCAGCCACTCCGCATAGTGCGTGTCGAGCCAGCGCTCGAGTCTTTGCGGCTTTGTCTTCTGGTGGTAGTGGGACGCGGCCCAGATAGCAACGCCGACCAGCAGCATGACAGCAGGCCCCAACAAATAAGCGATCAACGGTTCAGACATGGGAGCCTCCGTATCGAGTTGCGTCCACCCTTCAGTTTAGGCGATGAAACGCGGGAGAGAAGGTCCGCGTGAAGCGATTGTGGCGAGCAGCTCAGCTGCGTCTTATTCCTCACCATTGAAACCTAATGAGAAATTGAATTTCTCCGCCTGAACAATTGGTTGGGTCAGATGTGTCGGGGTTTGTGTACCATTAAAACCCCTTGTTTCAAAAGGTGAGCGCCCGACGAGGCCCCTTTCAGGGCGTACTGGTCGAGGCTCTACGTGTGCCTTCGATCTGCGCATCCACAAAATCCGCCCACCGCTGCATGACCCATCGCTGCCTCGCGGCATTTTCCGCGCCCGCACCTTGCTTGATATGCTCGGGCATCTCCGCCGTGTTCTGGTCGAGCGCGTCTGACGGCTGCGCGATCTCGCGCAGGTGCGCCGTTGCTGTGCGCCGAAAGTCATGCAGGACGAAATGTTCCACGTCCAGGCCGAGCGCCTTGACCGCCTGATTTAGCGTACTTTTAGCGATCGGCCGATCGTCGCCCCTGACGCTCGGGAATACGAACTTTCGGCTGGCCTTGGCGTGGTCGAGCTCGCGCAGCATCGAGACGGCCTGCTGCGAAAGCGGCACGCGCTGATCGCGGTCTTTTTTCAGGCGCGCAGCGGGGATCGTCCACATCGCCTTGTCCAGATTGAATTCGGCCCACGTCGATTCGACCAGGTCCGACTTGCGCACCATCGTCAGCACGAGCAGGTGCAGCGCCAGCTTCAAAGGACGGCGAATGCTCGACGCGTCGATCGAGCGGAACATGGTGCCGATCTCGTCGCCGGAGAGCACGCGAGTGCGGCTGTCGAAAGTGGCGATGGAGCGCGCCGGAATGACCTCGGCCGGGTTGCTGGCCGCGAGTTGGCGGGCGATCAGATATTCGTAGAGACGCTTCACCACGTTGCGCGTATGCAACGCCATTTTCGGCGAACCGCGACTCTTGATTCTGTCGCAGATAGCGACGATGTCGTCGGCGGTCACCGCTTTGATCTGCATGTGGCCGATGGCGGGCAAGACGTCCTTGTCGAGCGCGCGCCGCGTGGTGCGACGGTATTCCTCTGACTTGCCGGCCATTTCCGTTGCGAGATAAAGCTCGGCGGCTTCGCGTAGGACATCGGCTTTGCTTTCGGCGCCGCGGTCGCGCCGCGCCGTGGCGACCGGCGAGATGCCTTGCGCGACCATCTCCGCATACTTTTGCGCCTTGGCGCGTGCGACACGCAGCGAGATCATCCGGTAGTCGCCGATCGTGGCGAGCGGCTGGCGCTTGCCGTTCAGCGAGTAGCGGAAGCGCCAGATCTTGGTACCGGTCGTCATGATTTCGATGACGAGGCCGTTGCCGTCAGCGACGCAATAGCGAGTCGCGCGCGGCTCGAGCGCGCGGATCTGGGCTTCGGTGAGGGGGACGGCTAGGCGGGGCATACTCGGATCGCTGGTACTCGGACAGCGGCGATTTTAAACCTTATGGCGGCTGTGTACCAAAGATTTGGTGATTTTTGGGTCAACGGAGCGCGAGTTTGCGTCAGCGAGCCCGCGCTTTGAATCGCAAGAAAAGCCTTTGCAATCGAGTCGAATAGCCAAACCCCGACCCTCGCTCACTTCCCAATACAGAACCTGCTAAAAATCACTCCGAGCAGATCATCCGAACTGAACTCACCAGTAATCGAATTCAACTGATCCTGTGCGAGCCGCAGTTCCTCGGCGAACAAATCAAGCGCCTGCGAGTTCTGATCGGCGTGCGCGGCCGCAGTCGCCAGATGCTCCTCGGCCGCGCGCAATGCAATCAGATGCCGCTCGCGCGCCAGGTACACGCTTTCCGCGCCCGCTTGCCAGCCGGCGATCCGCAGCAACTCATCGCGCAACAGCGCAACGCCATCGCCCTGTTTCGCCGACAGCCGCACTTCGCTCAGTTCGAGGTCCGCGTCGAGCGCTTGCGTCGCCGGCGCGAGGCCGGTGAGGTCCGTCTTATTCAATATGCGCACCACCGGCACCCCGCCCGGAAAGCGCCCGGCAATCGCCCCGTCTTCAGCCGTCATGCCGGTACGCGCATCGAGCAGATGCAGCACCACATCCGCGCGCTCGATTTCGCTCCATGTGCGCGCAATGCCGATCTTTTCGACTTCGTCCTCGGTATCGCGCAGGCCGGCTGTGTCGATCACGTGCAGCGGAATGCCTTCGATCTGAATCGTCTGCGCGACCTTGTCGCGCGTCGTGCCGGCGATCGGCGTGACGATCGCCAACTCCGCGCCGGCCAGCGCGTTCAGCAGCGACGATTTGCCGACGTTCGGCTGCCCGGCCAGCACCACCGAGAGCCCTTCGCGCAACAACGCGCCTTGCCGCGCTTCGCTCAGCACGTGCGCGAGACGCTCGCGAATGCGCGCGAGCTTGCCGCGGGCGTCGGCGGCTTCCAGGAAGTCGATCTCTTCTTCGGGGAAGTCCAGCGTCGCTTCGACCAGCATACGCAGCGTGATCACCTCCTCGACCAGCGCGTGAATGTCGCGCGAAAACGCGCCGTCGAGCGAGCGACCCGCTGAGCGCGCGGCGGCTTCGGTGCTGGCCTCGATCAGGTCGGCGACTGCTTCGGCTTGCGCCAGATCCAGCTTGTCGTTGAGGAAGGCGCGGCGCGTGAATTCGCCGGGTTCGGCCAGACGCAGACCGAATGCGCGGCCAGCGTCGATGCAACGCTGCAGCACGAGTTGCAGCACCACCGGACCGCCGTGGCCCTGCAGTTCGAGGACATGCTCGCCGGTGTAGGAATGCGGCGCTGGAAAGTACAGCGCGATGCCGCGGTCAAGCGCGTTGCCGCTGGCGTCGAGGAATGGAACGTAGCTGGCGTGGCGCGGCGCCAATGTCTGGCCGGTGAGCGCCTGCATCAGCGGCTGGGCCGCTGCCTCTCCCGCGCGGCCGAACGAAATCCGCACGACGCCGATCCCTCCACGGCCGGGCGCGGTGGCAATGGCGACGATCGGATCGGAATCGGTGGTGTGCATAAAAAGCGTGGCAAAAACGGAGAGGAGGGCAGGGCGGCGCCGGTCGGCGTGGCGCGAGGCATTGTAACGCGGGCGCTTCCGGCAACCCTGTCGCGACGCTCTCGTTGATGGCGGAAGCCG
The nucleotide sequence above comes from Paraburkholderia aromaticivorans. Encoded proteins:
- a CDS encoding tyrosine-type recombinase/integrase: MPRLAVPLTEAQIRALEPRATRYCVADGNGLVIEIMTTGTKIWRFRYSLNGKRQPLATIGDYRMISLRVARAKAQKYAEMVAQGISPVATARRDRGAESKADVLREAAELYLATEMAGKSEEYRRTTRRALDKDVLPAIGHMQIKAVTADDIVAICDRIKSRGSPKMALHTRNVVKRLYEYLIARQLAASNPAEVIPARSIATFDSRTRVLSGDEIGTMFRSIDASSIRRPLKLALHLLVLTMVRKSDLVESTWAEFNLDKAMWTIPAARLKKDRDQRVPLSQQAVSMLRELDHAKASRKFVFPSVRGDDRPIAKSTLNQAVKALGLDVEHFVLHDFRRTATAHLREIAQPSDALDQNTAEMPEHIKQGAGAENAARQRWVMQRWADFVDAQIEGTRRASTSTP
- the mnmE gene encoding tRNA uridine-5-carboxymethylaminomethyl(34) synthesis GTPase MnmE: MHTTDSDPIVAIATAPGRGGIGVVRISFGRAGEAAAQPLMQALTGQTLAPRHASYVPFLDASGNALDRGIALYFPAPHSYTGEHVLELQGHGGPVVLQLVLQRCIDAGRAFGLRLAEPGEFTRRAFLNDKLDLAQAEAVADLIEASTEAAARSAGRSLDGAFSRDIHALVEEVITLRMLVEATLDFPEEEIDFLEAADARGKLARIRERLAHVLSEARQGALLREGLSVVLAGQPNVGKSSLLNALAGAELAIVTPIAGTTRDKVAQTIQIEGIPLHVIDTAGLRDTEDEVEKIGIARTWSEIERADVVLHLLDARTGMTAEDGAIAGRFPGGVPVVRILNKTDLTGLAPATQALDADLELSEVRLSAKQGDGVALLRDELLRIAGWQAGAESVYLARERHLIALRAAEEHLATAAAHADQNSQALDLFAEELRLAQDQLNSITGEFSSDDLLGVIFSRFCIGK